Sequence from the Herpetosiphonaceae bacterium genome:
CACCATCGCCCGGAAGCAGCGATTTCTCGTATATAGACCACAGCATCCCGCACCTGCGCCACAACATCGGCCTCGGTCTGGATTGTGAGGGCTCCTATGTTTTATAGCTTAAGAATTCGTCTCCTGCTCACATTGATGAGCGTTGTTTTCATTGCCGTAGGCACAGTAGCGTTATTCACAAGCCGGGCCACCTCGCGAGAATTTCAGGAATACGTCGAGCGCGACATGGTGCGGATGAAGTTTGTAACCGATGCGGTGCTGACCCATTATCAGCAGGGCCAGGGCCAAGAAGATCTGCGCAAGATTGCCAAACAGCTTACGCAGGTGCTCGGCGAGCGTGTTGTGCTAGCTGATGGTCAAGGAAAAGTGCTGGCCGACTCAGATGATCAGATCGTGGGGCAGACGATCGATCGATCATCGCCGATCAAAGCGGTTGTTGTCACCGTAGGACAGCCGCTCCAAAACACCCTCGTCATGCCGGAAGGACTCCAGCCCTTTCCGGTCGGTGCTGAATTAGCCCCCGCGCGACAACCATTGCCGATCGCCGTGCAACGTCCACTCAATCCTCAACAAGATCCGATCGAAGCAAGTTTCATCAGCTCAGTCAATCGTTCGCTCTTATTTGCTGTTACTGCCGCCGGTATTGTGTCGCTCTTATTGACCATTGCGCTTTCGCGCCGGATTTTGGGTCCGATCGAGACACTCACTGCTGCCGCGCGTGAGATGGAAAAAGGCGATCTCAGCCGACGAGTCCAGGTACGATCCAGGGATGAGATCGGGCAGCTTACCCATGCGTTCAACGCGATGGCCGACGGACTTGCCAATGTCGAGCGGTTGCGCCGAAATATGGTAACTGATGTCGCGCATGAGCTGCGCACGCCGCTGACGAATATTCGAGGCTATCTGGAGGCGATGCGTGATGGGCTTGCCCAGCCTACGCCCGCGCTGATTAGCTCGCTCCACGAAGAGTCGATGCTGCTTAATCGCCTGGTCGACGATCTTCAGGATCTGGCGCTGGCCGAAGCCGGACAGCTACGACTAGTATGCCAGCGCGTCACACTAGCCGAGATTGTGGAAAAAGCGACAAGTACCGTGCAGCTTGATCTGATCGATAAGGGGCTGGAGCTGGATGTTAGCGTCCCGACCGATCTGCCGGTGGTTGAGGTTGATCCTGAACGTATCGGCCAGGTCATTCGGAACTTGCTCAACAATGCCATGCGGCACACGCCCAGAGGCGGCACGATTGGCGTCACGGCAACGTTAAAGGATACTGAAATTTGGGTAGCGGTCAGTGATACCGGGGTCGGGATCGCGCAGGAGCACTTGCCGTACATTTTCGAGCGCTTCTTCCGCGCCGATCATTCTCGCACCCGCGCGACGGGCGGAGCGGGGCTGGGGCTGACGATCGTCAGTCAGCTGGTCAAGGCGCACGGCGGGCGGATCTGGGCGGAAAGCGCGCTTGGCGTGGGTTCGACGTTCACCTTCAGCCTGCCGGTTGCGTCTGCGTAGTCCCGCGCTGCCGGGTAGCACCTGGCTCACAGGGAGCACAGACACCACCTGATCGCGCGTCATGGTTGCCGTCGCTGCCCGCTGACCAGCGGCGGCGTGTTCTACGTCCGCGACCTGGGCTTCTCATGCGAGCAGCACGAGATCACCCAGGTCATCGAGAGCTGGCTCGTCAGCGCCAGCACACGACCGGACCAGGGATGGACGCGCGCCGAGCTGGAAACCCATCTCCGTTGTTCATGCCGCTGCCCCGCCTCACCTTGCCCGGCCACATCAAGACCGCCAGCTCTGGGGATGGTGGCTCTTGCGCCGCCGCATTCCGAAGCAGGTTCCTGATTCCGAAGTGACGCTATCTAAACTCGCGTATGCGCTTTTGTGGACATGTGTTCAAGAACCACTGTAATATCGCGGTAGATCTGCACTCCATGCACGCCCAGCCTCGATTGGGCGATCGTCCTGGCGACCTCCGCGCCAATCCCGACAATCGCTACCTCAACACCTAAGAGCTGAACGGCGTGCGTGAGCTGGACCAGCCCATCGGCTGCCTCCGGTGAGAGCGCCGCGATCCCGGTTAGATCGATGACCAGCACCTGTGCTCGCTGTCGGTGACATGTTTCGAGCGTGTGAGCCTGGATCGTGTTGAGCCGCTGCTGATCCAGCGCTCCCAGCAGCGGGAGCAGCCACGTGCCGTCGGCGATCGGGAGCAACGGCACGTTCAAGGCTTCGATCGTCGCGTGGTGCTGCTTAATCTCTGCCAGTAGGCGTGCCTGCGACTCAGCCCGCGCTTCGACCTCCGTGTAGGCCTGCTGGAGCTGCCCATGAGTCGCCTGCACCTCTCGAATCGCTCGCGTCAATCGCTCGTGGAATTGCCACAGCAAGAAGAAGCCGAACGCCAGCGATGCAGAAATCGCGCTGACCTGGAGCAGGTTGGTGAACCATGAGGGAATATGCGATGCCATGGGAAGCCAGATCCCAATGCTCGCGATGACGACGGCGACAGCCCACGAGCCGATCAGGAGCCGCCACAAGACCGCACCGCTCAGATACGGAAGCGCAATCGCGACGACAATGAACGGAATGATGATGAGATTGGGGTAGAGCGTTGGTTGCAGCAGCGCCATCAGCGATGCTGCCACAAGAAACCCAAGGCAGACAAGATGGATGGCAAGGTTCTGCGCGCGAGCGAGCTGCTGGCGGGCGATCAGCAGGACAATACCGTAGCCGAAAATGACACCGCTGCTGAGTCCGGTCGCCAGATCACCAAAGATCAGCGCCGTGATGCCATACACCACCGAAAATGCAAAGATAGCAGGTGTAAGCCAGTTCAAAAACCGCATAAGCTGCGGATGATGCCCGATCGGCCCGTGTGCGGTGAGATCATGCATGGATATTGGTTGCTCCAATGATAATGGTGGGCGCTGGAACCCTGCTCATCGCTAGGACACGCCAGGCTGATACCGAGCCGTCGCGATGGACCAGTCCATGTTCGCCCGCATCCAGGATCGCAGCCCGTCCGCAAACCACCGGGCATCCGGCGGCACGCGGTCTTCGGTCGTGCGAAAGGCGTATACTTCGGCATTGTGTTGCTCGCCCACCAGATCGACTGCGGTTTGCAGCGAGACATCCAACTCATGGTGGAGAATCAGGGCCAGATTATGCACATCGCCGCTGCGCAGCTCTTTGTCGAGCGAAAAGATGTCATTGGACCAACAGATGACATGGTTGGTGTTGCGCGCCAGGTGATACAGCGTGTGATCCTGCGTGTACGATGGCGGCATAGCCCGGGCGAGCGCAATAAAATGGAAGTACATATCGAGCCCGCCGGTAAAGGGCCGCTGCCTGAGATAGTCCTCACGGGCAGGAATGCGGCGGTGGAGGCGATTCTTGGCCTCCCAGACGTTCGCGGCAAAATAGTGCTCCACGCTCTGAATAAACGAGGGTGTCCAGGCCGGATGGGCCAGCCGCGCCAGGCGTTGGCAGAGATCGGCAAGGGCATACCCCGCGGCTCCATCGTGACTCGCAGGCGGGTCGCCGCGCAGAATCTTCAGAAATCGCTGATGAAGGCGCGTCAGCTCCTGGGGCTGCTTCCCGATCCCGGCCTCGTCGCACTGGTCGTCCAGCAGAAACAGCCACGTATTCCAATCAGAAATGACCCGTAGCGCCTCAGGAGCGGCATGCGGATAGGCGCGGCCCATCAGGATGCCATACTGCAACGTATAGAAGCGCCGCTCATCGGCAGGACGAATCAGATTAAACGAGCTGGCCCACTGAATCGTTTCATCTTCGGTAGCTGCCGCGTGCGGATTGATAGCGGGTAAGAATGGATTCTCTAGATTTGGCATACGAATACGTTCCATATTGCACTCCTTAGATACCATCGTTTCCCGATCATGAGATGCCCCATCATGGCAGCGTGGGTGGGGGGAAGTGAGTACTGCCTATCTCGCGAAAAGCTATGATCATCGATCCATTGTGCCAAAAGCGAACGTTCTACCAATAGCTCATCGGTACAGATCGTTGCCAAACATTGTGTTAGCACCTACTTGTTAATGTCGTTGGTGCGAGAAGCGCATACCGGATCATGGGCGGCTGATCCTCGTCTTCCAGCCGCCGAACATGTCGATATGCGGTGGCTGGTGCGGGCGGTGTGGCGTGCCGGGCAGCGATGATCGCATGCGAGCACCTGATCCTCTTTTGTATCGGAAACCGATCCCACAGCCTGCGACAGACATAGCCTACCAGCAGCGGATGGCAGCTATCCATCCGCCGCTGGTAGACCATGACATAACCCAGGGTTGCATGACGGTCGATGGTGGGACGGAACGCCTGCCCATCCCAGCGGCTACCGCAGCGTCGTTGGGAGGAAGAGACGGTGCTCCACGATGCGCACGGCGGCGTGTTCCAGAGTTGCCTGGAGCGGAGTTTCCCCGCGAAGGAGATCGCTCTGCTGGGTGTCGTTGCGCGCGAACTGCACCAGGGTGCTATGCGTGAGGGCTTTCGGGCGGAAGCGGATCGAGGCCAGTGTGCCGTATCCACTGAGCTGCGCGCTGGTAGGTGTTGAGAGCGAGAAGACGATCTCGCCGGTAACGGGATCGACCCGGTTCTCCGTCACTGCGTCCGCGACTTCGGGGTTGGGCGTAATCGCAGGAGCGGGATTGCCCAGCGCGTCGATGACCTCAAGCGCCGTGGGATCGAAGCGCAGATGGGCCACCACCCGATCGGCAGGCATGCTCGATAGATCGAACTGGAGCGCAAGCTCGAAGGTCTGCGTCTGGTCGATCGTCGTTACCTGGGGATTGAGGGCGAGACGCGGCGAGAAGGTGTTGAGGATTCGCGCCGCACCGGAGCGGTTTACGCCGCCGACCGTGGCAAAGCGACCGGCGATCATCACCTTCCCGTCGGGTTGCAGCTTAATCGAGCGGATCTTACCGTTTCCCACATCCGCTGCTGCGAAGGTGGCATCGAGCGTGCCGTCGGGGTTGAGCCGCGTCAGCGCGCCTGTGCCGAGCAGCACTTTGCCATCGGCTTGCAGGGCGAGGTCCTCGCTGCCAGCCAGGGGATACGGCGGCACAAAGCTATGATCGAGCGATCCATCAGGATGCAGGCGTGCAATCCCTAGTCGGCGCACGCCGCCGATCGAGCTAAAGACACCCACGATCAGGATCTTGCCGTCCGGCTGGAGGGCCATCGAGTTGACGTGACCGCCCTCGGTGCGATTGATCACCGGAAAGGTCGCGTCCAACGATCCATCGGCGTTGAAACGGAGCAGCTCGATGCGGTCACTGCCTCCATTGATCGATGTGAACCAGCCTCCGGCCAAAACTTTACCGTCGGGCTGCACCACAAGCTTACGGGCCATCGCGGATGTAATCCCAGGATCGTTGGGCAGGGGCGTGAAGCTGAGATCGAGGGAGCCATCGATGTTGAGCCGTGCAAGATTGCTGCGCCGCTCGCCGTTGACTCTCGTGAACTCGCCGCCGATCAAGATCTTGCCGTCGGGCTGGAGCGCGATGCTCACGATCTGCCAGAGATAGAACCCGGAGAACTCGACGGCATGAAAGGTGGGATCGAGCGTGCCGTCGGCGTTGAGACGCACAAGCGAGTCGTGAGGCGTGCCGTTGACGCGCGAGAACTTTCCACCGATGAGGATCTTGCCGTCCGGCTGGAGCGCCAGGGCATAGATCACGCCATCATCGACGCTGGTGGCGGCAAAGGTGAGATCGAGCGTGCCGTCGGTGTTCAGGCGCGCGATCCGGTGGCGCGTCTCCCCGTTGATACTTGTGAACTCGCCGCCGATCAGGATCTTGCCGTCGGGCTGCACGACCATAGCGTAAACCGTGGAAGCGTCAGCATCAAATGCGCTGAGCATAAACGTGGGGTCGACAGCACCCTCGGCGGCGTGGACCACCGTCGCAGGCGGGAGGGCCGCGAGGAGCAGCAGCAGACAGGGCAGCAGCGACAGCAGGATCGGGCGAACGTGGCGGGCTATGGTTGACGTGTAGCGCATAGGTTTATTCCTTAATGATCACGCTCGACAGGTACGGCACACCCGGAGGGGGCAGGAGCATGCTGTTGCATACACCTGCCTATACGTAGCGAGCTCGTCGCAAGTAACATCGGTGAACATGATCCGTAGGATTTTATCCCTGCCCGTCACGAAAGCAAGGCTCAGAGAACGTGCGATAAGCGAAACCACGTGGTGGAGGCAATAAAGGCGATGGCATGGGTCATCGGCGGGGAACGCCAGCCCGATGGAGAGGTTGGTATCTGGGGAGAACAGCGGAAAGGCTTTACGGCAAAACAATACCGTAACGTGATCCCTGGTGCTTAGAGCGCCACATCGACAACGTTCGGAGCAGGAAGAGGCGAGTGACCTTCCTGCTCCGAACGATTCCAACCAGGATCGGTCGAGCTGATGCTGGCGCGCTGCGTGAGCCGCGCGTGACCCATCTAATCGCGCGATGATCTACCAAAAGATCGTCGCGCGTCTGTGTAGCAGCGCCGAGCGCCGTCTGGCGGTTACGTTCAGCGGC
This genomic interval carries:
- a CDS encoding ATP-binding protein, which encodes MFYSLRIRLLLTLMSVVFIAVGTVALFTSRATSREFQEYVERDMVRMKFVTDAVLTHYQQGQGQEDLRKIAKQLTQVLGERVVLADGQGKVLADSDDQIVGQTIDRSSPIKAVVVTVGQPLQNTLVMPEGLQPFPVGAELAPARQPLPIAVQRPLNPQQDPIEASFISSVNRSLLFAVTAAGIVSLLLTIALSRRILGPIETLTAAAREMEKGDLSRRVQVRSRDEIGQLTHAFNAMADGLANVERLRRNMVTDVAHELRTPLTNIRGYLEAMRDGLAQPTPALISSLHEESMLLNRLVDDLQDLALAEAGQLRLVCQRVTLAEIVEKATSTVQLDLIDKGLELDVSVPTDLPVVEVDPERIGQVIRNLLNNAMRHTPRGGTIGVTATLKDTEIWVAVSDTGVGIAQEHLPYIFERFFRADHSRTRATGGAGLGLTIVSQLVKAHGGRIWAESALGVGSTFTFSLPVASA
- a CDS encoding STAS domain-containing protein, encoding MHDLTAHGPIGHHPQLMRFLNWLTPAIFAFSVVYGITALIFGDLATGLSSGVIFGYGIVLLIARQQLARAQNLAIHLVCLGFLVAASLMALLQPTLYPNLIIIPFIVVAIALPYLSGAVLWRLLIGSWAVAVVIASIGIWLPMASHIPSWFTNLLQVSAISASLAFGFFLLWQFHERLTRAIREVQATHGQLQQAYTEVEARAESQARLLAEIKQHHATIEALNVPLLPIADGTWLLPLLGALDQQRLNTIQAHTLETCHRQRAQVLVIDLTGIAALSPEAADGLVQLTHAVQLLGVEVAIVGIGAEVARTIAQSRLGVHGVQIYRDITVVLEHMSTKAHTRV